The Deinococcus wulumuqiensis R12 genome has a window encoding:
- a CDS encoding DUF448 domain-containing protein: MPLPTPTHVPERTCVACRRKRPQGELLRLTPQGQGWVVQQRNRTGRGLYVCADSPACWQEKPLRRAFRAQAGVVSALLQTHPTP; the protein is encoded by the coding sequence ATGCCTCTGCCCACGCCGACGCATGTTCCGGAGCGCACCTGCGTCGCCTGCCGCCGCAAACGGCCCCAGGGCGAACTGCTGCGCCTGACCCCGCAGGGCCAGGGGTGGGTGGTCCAGCAGCGCAACCGCACCGGACGAGGGCTGTACGTCTGCGCCGATTCGCCCGCGTGCTGGCAGGAAAAGCCGCTGCGCCGGGCTTTTCGCGCCCAGGCCGGAGTGGTCAGCGCCCTGCTTCAGACCCACCCCACACCCTGA
- the infB gene encoding translation initiation factor IF-2, producing MSKVRIYTLAKDLGVENHKMLEILDGLGVSYKSVSSTIDEENVEIIKQILADEAGGDAAGTATAAAAADTAAPTDTAAQAEPENETPAAPQADAAPAREIPHRAPVVTIMGHVDHGKTSLLDYIRKTRVAAKEAGGITQHVGAFEAKTSKGKIVFIDTPGHEAFTTIRARGANVADIAIIVIAADDSLMPQTREAIAHAQAAKVPMLIAINKVDLPQADPEKVKTDLTQLNLVPEEYGGDVVVVPVSAKTGEGVEDLLEYISLTAELEDLRADPKGDFSGVIIEGRVDKQAGVLATVMVQEGTLHVGDFLVVGENYGKIKAMTDSNGGRIKEAGPSTPVQVLGFSEVPSSGETVVSAKNEHAARELVAQRASDRRDEEDARERRKGQRSLADLLGPLSEVHTVNLILRADSQGSIEAIQGILARKETDDVKLNVMLAGIGAPTEGDVLLASTAEAQILCFNVTPSAAVTKVAENKEIPIKAYRIIYEMIDEVDRLIKGNLEPVFEEQYLGRAEVRMVIRHPKSGNIAGSYVTDGMFKRNAKAKVTRGKEVVYEGTVVGLKRFKDDVREVQQGYECGINLDWNDVMEGDIIEASEMVEVEQK from the coding sequence ATGTCGAAAGTCCGTATTTACACCCTCGCCAAGGACCTTGGCGTCGAAAACCACAAGATGCTCGAAATCCTCGACGGTCTGGGCGTCTCGTACAAGAGCGTGAGCAGCACCATCGACGAGGAGAACGTCGAAATCATCAAGCAGATTCTGGCCGACGAAGCTGGCGGTGACGCTGCGGGCACGGCCACGGCTGCCGCTGCTGCCGACACCGCTGCCCCCACCGACACGGCTGCTCAAGCCGAGCCGGAAAACGAAACCCCCGCCGCGCCCCAGGCCGACGCCGCGCCTGCCCGGGAAATCCCGCACCGCGCGCCCGTCGTGACCATCATGGGCCACGTGGACCACGGCAAGACCAGCCTGCTCGACTACATCCGCAAGACCCGCGTGGCGGCCAAGGAAGCGGGCGGCATCACCCAGCACGTCGGGGCGTTCGAGGCCAAGACCAGCAAGGGCAAGATCGTCTTTATCGACACGCCCGGCCACGAGGCCTTCACCACCATCCGCGCACGCGGGGCGAACGTAGCCGACATCGCCATCATCGTGATCGCCGCCGACGACAGCCTGATGCCCCAGACCCGCGAGGCGATTGCCCACGCGCAGGCCGCCAAGGTGCCGATGCTGATCGCCATCAACAAGGTGGACCTGCCGCAGGCCGACCCCGAAAAGGTCAAGACCGACCTCACGCAGCTCAACCTCGTGCCCGAAGAGTACGGCGGTGACGTGGTGGTCGTGCCCGTGAGCGCCAAGACCGGCGAAGGCGTGGAAGACCTGCTGGAATACATCAGCCTGACCGCCGAACTCGAAGACCTGCGGGCCGACCCGAAGGGCGACTTCAGCGGCGTCATCATCGAGGGCCGGGTGGACAAGCAGGCCGGGGTGCTGGCCACCGTAATGGTGCAGGAAGGCACGCTGCACGTCGGGGATTTCCTGGTCGTGGGCGAGAACTACGGCAAGATCAAGGCGATGACCGACAGCAACGGCGGGCGCATCAAGGAAGCCGGCCCCAGCACCCCGGTGCAGGTTCTGGGCTTTTCCGAGGTGCCGAGCAGCGGCGAAACGGTGGTCAGCGCCAAAAACGAACACGCCGCCCGCGAACTCGTGGCGCAGCGTGCGAGTGACCGCCGCGACGAGGAAGACGCCCGCGAGCGCCGCAAGGGCCAGCGCAGCCTCGCCGACCTGCTCGGGCCGCTGTCCGAAGTCCACACCGTCAACCTGATTTTGCGCGCCGACAGCCAGGGCAGCATCGAAGCCATTCAAGGCATCCTGGCGCGCAAGGAAACCGACGACGTCAAGCTCAACGTGATGCTCGCGGGCATCGGGGCACCGACCGAAGGGGACGTGCTGCTCGCCAGCACCGCCGAGGCGCAGATTCTGTGCTTCAACGTGACGCCCTCGGCCGCCGTGACCAAGGTCGCCGAGAACAAGGAAATCCCGATCAAGGCCTACCGCATCATCTACGAGATGATCGACGAGGTCGACCGCCTGATCAAGGGCAACCTCGAACCCGTCTTCGAGGAGCAGTACCTGGGCCGCGCCGAAGTCCGCATGGTCATCCGGCACCCCAAGAGCGGCAACATCGCCGGGTCGTATGTCACCGACGGCATGTTCAAGCGCAACGCCAAGGCCAAAGTCACGCGTGGCAAGGAAGTCGTCTACGAGGGCACCGTGGTGGGCCTCAAGCGCTTCAAGGACGACGTGCGCGAAGTGCAGCAGGGCTACGAATGTGGCATCAACCTCGACTGGAACGACGTGATGGAAGGCGACATCATCGAGGCCAGCGAAATGGTGGAAGTCGAGCAGAAGTAA
- the nusA gene encoding transcription termination factor NusA — translation MSQDVNFAEALREVAQARNINELQLIEAFEQSLQQAYVRNVEPDKRIEVHLDPQSGVLEVLIVREVVEKVENEDTQISLADALELDPGVEIGMEMEFPVDQEKFSRIALQAAKQTLTQKMRETERNVVFNEYKDREGQVLNAQVVRSDNKGNWFVELGAGEAILPPREQIPGEKLTPGGRVKIYLKEVRKTPKGPTILASRADERLLDYLLKQEIPEVANGIVEVKAIAREAGQRSKVAVFSHNSNVDPIGACIGHRGNRIQAVTGELGRERVDVILWDANTREFIRNALSPAKVGPIEVLTDSRDATVTVTPDQLSLAIGKGGQNVRLAAKLTGFKIDLRETAAISDLDAAMQQALQEEQEGGAGQGAAQSAFDALFKDSKSVATASPDDVSPES, via the coding sequence ACTGATCGAGGCCTTCGAGCAGTCGTTGCAGCAGGCGTATGTCCGCAACGTCGAACCCGACAAGCGCATCGAGGTGCACCTCGACCCCCAGAGCGGCGTGCTCGAAGTGCTGATCGTGCGCGAGGTGGTCGAAAAGGTCGAGAACGAGGACACCCAGATTTCGCTGGCCGACGCCCTCGAACTCGACCCCGGCGTGGAAATCGGGATGGAGATGGAGTTCCCGGTGGACCAGGAGAAGTTCTCGCGCATCGCGCTGCAGGCCGCCAAGCAGACCCTGACCCAGAAGATGCGCGAAACCGAGCGCAACGTGGTCTTCAACGAGTACAAGGACCGCGAAGGGCAGGTCTTGAACGCGCAGGTCGTCCGCAGCGACAACAAGGGCAACTGGTTTGTCGAACTCGGCGCGGGCGAGGCCATCTTGCCCCCCCGCGAGCAGATTCCCGGCGAGAAGCTGACCCCCGGGGGCCGCGTCAAGATCTACCTCAAGGAAGTCCGCAAGACCCCCAAGGGGCCGACCATCCTGGCGAGCCGCGCCGACGAGAGGCTGCTCGACTACCTGCTCAAGCAGGAAATTCCCGAGGTCGCCAACGGCATCGTGGAGGTCAAGGCGATTGCCCGTGAAGCCGGGCAGCGCTCCAAGGTCGCGGTGTTCTCGCACAACTCCAACGTGGACCCCATCGGCGCGTGCATCGGGCACCGGGGCAACCGGATTCAGGCCGTGACCGGCGAACTCGGACGCGAGCGCGTGGACGTGATCCTGTGGGACGCCAACACCCGCGAGTTCATCCGCAACGCGCTGTCGCCCGCCAAGGTCGGCCCCATCGAGGTGCTGACCGACAGCCGGGACGCCACCGTGACCGTGACCCCCGACCAGCTTTCGCTGGCGATTGGCAAGGGCGGGCAGAACGTGCGCCTCGCCGCCAAGCTGACGGGCTTCAAGATCGACCTGCGCGAAACCGCCGCGATCAGTGACCTCGACGCCGCCATGCAGCAGGCGCTTCAGGAGGAGCAGGAAGGCGGCGCGGGCCAGGGCGCGGCTCAGTCGGCCTTCGACGCGCTGTTCAAGGACTCCAAGTCGGTGGCGACGGCCAGCCCCGACGACGTCAGCCCCGAAAGCTGA